The genomic interval GTAGCCAACAAGCAAGTGGTTAAAAACTTTGTGGAAGATATTCTTGTAAAGAATAAAATGGAAAAACTGGCCGGATATTTCGACGGCGACAATTATATCCAGCACAATCCACTGATACCCGACCAGCTGTCAGGCCTGGGCGCAGCATTAGGCGAAATGGCAAAGCAGGGCATCACCATGAAATACGACAAAATTCACAAAGTACTTGGTGAAGGCAATTTTGTGCTGGTTGTAAGTGAAGGACATCTTGGCGGCAGGCATTCATCATTCTATGATCTTTTCAGGGTAGAGCATGGTAAAATAGCAGAACATTGGGATACGATTGAAGAAATACCAGGCAAAGACCAATGGAAGAACGATAATGGCAAGTTCTAAAATTTAGTGACGAGGGTGCCAACAGTAAAAGGGCACCCTTTTTTCATTTTTATGCGACGCTGTACGGCGTGAAAGCGCCGACACAATAAGTGTTAATAATTGTAATGATGAAGGCAATGCAGGAAAAAAGGCGGAGACGGCTTTATCTGATGCCGTCCCCGCCCCTGCTCACATATACACTACAACTATGTTCCTATAATATCTCACCCGGGAAGAGGCTGTTCATAACCGCTACACCCCTGGAAAGGATAGGTCTCACCCACCAGGCGGTTGGTACCGCCGGCTTCTGCATCTGTGAAAGGTGTATGCGCAAGCCGCCTGATGAATAACTTCTGGTATTTCCAGTCGGCTGCTGCACCTGCCCATGCGCCGTAAACACCAAAGGGATCCACGCGCCATGGAAGGTCTTCATTTGCGGGGGATGGGAACCAAAGGCCAACAGCCCACCTGCTGGCTGCATCCGGAACAAAGCGCCTGTTTACCTGGATCAATTGTCCATCCACATAATACTCTACTCTGTCCGCATACCAATCAAACCTGAACTCATGAAACGCCCCATCCCACAGATCTTTTCCAGCGGATGTCTGCATAGCAAAATATTCATCTTCGGAAGGATAACCCTCGTAATTAATACCATTGCCTGGGCCCGTCTCGCCTATCCCGGCGTTACAACGAATAAAGTCTTTACTAGGCTCAGCTATATACTGCACCTCGTTACTGATCTTTGTCCAGCTTGTCAATAATGACGGCGCTGCGGTATCATCCAGCCGCCAGGTGCCAATATTCTCAGGGCTTGGGTCGTCCGCCACAGCCACCAGTTCACCGGTCCATTTAGCATAATAAGCGTAGGAGAGCATTTCCTCAACAGTGGAATAAACATACATCGCGTTACTGCAAGGCATTTCCATACTTACCTGGTCATAAGCTACTACCCACATATCTCCATCCCGGTTACCGGCGGGGGTTAAACCCTGGGCCACCATTGTATCATAGCGCGGATCCTGTATACGGGCCTTTACATAATGCGATGTCCATAGTGCAGGCGCAACGCCCATATTACGGGGCAATTTTACTTCCATCACATAACGGCCATAACCATAATAATCTCTGGAGATCAGTGCGGCGCCTACCCTTGTGGTCCAGGGATCCCCCAGGGAGGGATCTCCCGGTGCATCATGACGTTTAGGCTCGCCCGATTCTGTAAACCCCTGTGAACGGCCGTTGTACTGGTCTCCATGTGCTTCAAGCACCAGCAGGTTGTCCTGGAAATAAACGTGTGTTGGCGCTACGCCGCCACTGGCGCTTTCTTCACCATTAATGCCACCCCAACCTTTTGCCATTGGATTAAATATCTGTTTGAAGTCATCGCTGTACTCCTCGCTGTTGGGATCAAAATGAACGGTTACGGGGGAATTCGCTTTCTGTACAGCGGAGATATTTACCTCCACCGGAGCACTTCTGCCAGCACTGGTCTCAAGATAAAACACCCTGCGGTCAAGCGGTACGTCGGCAGGCAGTGTGAAAACAACCTGCTTATTATCTATTGCCACCAGGTACTTCGCCGGGATAGTATATCTGTTCTCCGGCTCGTAGCGGGCCTCCAATATACCAACAGGATATGGCGGATGCTGATACTTCTCAGCAATCGTATTATCTACTGTAATGGAAGTAAAATAAACCCTGCTGAAAATACCGTTCATTGTTCCCACGGTCAGGAAATCAGGGCGTCCCTGGTACACACTGTTCTCAGTAAATGCCCCTGTGAAAGCATTAGAGGCATTCAGCCACATCCGTGACGCAGCGATATTGCTGTCCCGGAAAACAAGTACCTGGTTCCATGCCCCGGTGTTGATCGTGCTGGTACTGATGATCTCCTGCGTAACGGTCTCACTTGCCTGCCGCCAGTGTACCTTCTTTGTTGCACAGTTAACATATACATATACACCATACTCCCAGCTGGGTACTTTATACGATAACAGCGGCCACTCCCCTGCTGTGGGAAGATCTTCAGCAGCTACGTAAAAATGTACGCCTAACGCATACTGTGTTTTCATGGCATGCTCGAACGCACTATCAGTCATTACCTCCAATACGCCATATTCATAGGAAACGTAATGGCCTCCCTGATCATCCTTTCTTTGCCACGTCGCGCCGCCGACCGGCCTTATCTCCTTGTCGGAATCAAACCAATCTTTGGTGGTATACTGCAGGCTGTAATAAAAACCTGATTTAGGAGGCAACATCTGATCCCTGAAGCCCGCGCCAACATATGTCAACTCCGACTCCGGATAATATACTGCGTCTGGTGCAACAAGCTTAAACGTTTGAGGCGTTGTATAATCAATGTCAAATTCTCCTCCGGCAGGATCATTGTTTATGAACCTGAAGGTATAGTTTTCAGATGCGTCCAGATCATTGATCGTTGGCGGATTTAATATAGTGCCATCTGTATGCACTTGTAGATTTTCTGTAATAGTGGTATAGCTGGCTTCCTCATCAGGGTCACTGGTCCTCCTTACATGCAGCGTCATCAGCTGTGGCATTGACGCTGCATTTCCACCTTCCCAGGTTATCTTCTTTAATTCTATATTCATTTCATATCATTTAAGGGGATCAATTAAACAAAACAGTCTATGTCTACGCTGGCGATCTTACCAGGATTATTCACTATGCCTTTTGTCATGTATAACCGGAACCATTTGTTGCTGGTCTGGTCAAACTTTTCATACAACTCTCCACCTCCTGTGATAGCAGGACAGATCACCTGGAAACCTGGT from Chitinophaga filiformis carries:
- a CDS encoding family 16 glycosylhydrolase, producing the protein MNIELKKITWEGGNAASMPQLMTLHVRRTSDPDEEASYTTITENLQVHTDGTILNPPTINDLDASENYTFRFINNDPAGGEFDIDYTTPQTFKLVAPDAVYYPESELTYVGAGFRDQMLPPKSGFYYSLQYTTKDWFDSDKEIRPVGGATWQRKDDQGGHYVSYEYGVLEVMTDSAFEHAMKTQYALGVHFYVAAEDLPTAGEWPLLSYKVPSWEYGVYVYVNCATKKVHWRQASETVTQEIISTSTINTGAWNQVLVFRDSNIAASRMWLNASNAFTGAFTENSVYQGRPDFLTVGTMNGIFSRVYFTSITVDNTIAEKYQHPPYPVGILEARYEPENRYTIPAKYLVAIDNKQVVFTLPADVPLDRRVFYLETSAGRSAPVEVNISAVQKANSPVTVHFDPNSEEYSDDFKQIFNPMAKGWGGINGEESASGGVAPTHVYFQDNLLVLEAHGDQYNGRSQGFTESGEPKRHDAPGDPSLGDPWTTRVGAALISRDYYGYGRYVMEVKLPRNMGVAPALWTSHYVKARIQDPRYDTMVAQGLTPAGNRDGDMWVVAYDQVSMEMPCSNAMYVYSTVEEMLSYAYYAKWTGELVAVADDPSPENIGTWRLDDTAAPSLLTSWTKISNEVQYIAEPSKDFIRCNAGIGETGPGNGINYEGYPSEDEYFAMQTSAGKDLWDGAFHEFRFDWYADRVEYYVDGQLIQVNRRFVPDAASRWAVGLWFPSPANEDLPWRVDPFGVYGAWAGAAADWKYQKLFIRRLAHTPFTDAEAGGTNRLVGETYPFQGCSGYEQPLPG